In the genome of Candidatus Effluviviaceae Genus I sp., the window CGGTGCGCCCGGCCCTGGCTCGCGCGCGGCGACCGCCGTGCGCGCCGCCCTGCGCCGCTTGCCCCACGTGCCCGCGAGGTTCGCGGGCACGTGCCCGAGCCGCACCGCGCGCTCAGGGTGCGGCATCATCGCCACGACGTTGCCCGCCGGGTTCGACACCGCGGCGAGCGCCATCGCTGACCCGTTCGGGACGTCGGGAAAGCGCTCGGCCCTCGCGCCGTCCGGCGTCGCGTAGGTCATCACGGCCAGCCCGCGCGCGAAGAGCTCCTCGACGAGCCCGGGCGTCGCGCTCACGAAGCGGCCTTCCGCGTGCGCGACCGGCACCGGCACGACGTCGCCCGGCGCGAGCGCAAGGCTCGCCGCCGAACACGCGCTCTCGACGCGCAGGTGCGTCCACCGGGTGTAGTACCCGTCGCGGTCCGGCATGGCGTTCCGCGCGAGCGCCATCTCGACGCGCCCGGGCGTGAGTCCCGGCACCAGACCCGCCTCCACGAGGATCTGCGCGCCGTTGCAGATGCCGAGCACGG includes:
- the purQ gene encoding phosphoribosylformylglycinamidine synthase I → MSFSRGAAGDGRGGACAAGVRVAVVRFPGVNCEEETRRAVLDAGAACDIVMWNEPDGVLGAYDAYVLPGGFSYQDRVRAGAIAAKDRVVGCLAEQAAAGKPVLGICNGAQILVEAGLVPGLTPGRVEMALARNAMPDRDGYYTRWTHLRVESACSAASLALAPGDVVPVPVAHAEGRFVSATPGLVEELFARGLAVMTYATPDGARAERFPDVPNGSAMALAAVSNPAGNVVAMMPHPERAVRLGHVPANLAGTWGKRRRAARTAVAAREPGPGAPVVRSLVEFAARARVR